TGTCTTAAGAAGTAGGTCAACATAGATTTAGACGAAACGAGATATCTTCAAGGAGGGTTTACAGTCCATTTGCTATTCGCCTTGAGGGTatgttgttgtttattttacaaAGAGCAACGGCTTTATCTGTTTGTAATGTTTTAGGAATACTCCGTTCAGCTGACGTTCAGAGAACAATGGTTAGACGAACGGTTGAAATTCAACAACTTGGGTGGTAAGTAACTCATTTTATACAGGTTGGTGTTTGTGGATGGACCTTGTACGATATTCTACTTCCAAAGGTTGTCTGTGAGATctcgatatttatttttagcttttcaTAGTGATGCctgttaattatattttacgtTCTGTTTGGTTATTAGGGAAAATTTCGCGAAATTCTGCGTAGGGGGTGCCACtgccacaatccatcacaatctgagggtctaccgcgaaacgagaaaatcgaaatttcgttatctaacctctctatcactcttgcgaaTTCGAgggatgaagaggcagataactaaatttcgatattCGTGTTTCCCGGTAGGTCTTTTTTTATACATGTCGGtatgcaaacaagcatacggcccgcttgatggtaagcagtcaccgtagcctatggacgcctgcaactccagatgtgtaGAGGTgtcctttgtaaacaaaccgccttgatgcatcaatgtcatattttattatctatgaaaacACGTCAAAATACAGTTTAAGACACAGTATGTATCACTCTgtagttactctatggtttatgaaaggtgctagtgctgcactctggcggcacaacattgcagtaatactccctatttggCTCAAATCTATgtctattttcttttgtttctgtgtgcttcaaataatatttttactgtaCATGTTTTCGTAATGCATATTAGTACTCgtaatcatttaatttacatagtttaatttagtattatACGTAAGCAACATTCTTCTGTGTTACCTTACCACGTAATTTTAATAGGTAAAAATCAAGAAAAGAATTTTATTACATGtgattttttcaataattatgaaCAGTGAGTAAAATGAACAGCCATTAGtcacaaaatttattttatttatttatttaaatatgaaacaaacggtcatacaaaaaatattattacagtttcttctcttaatctagacctatagtttccatgtttgttaaacatatctttataaagaagcacgaaaagtacctatctacgttTAGGTTCAGCTAAATAGTAAGAAGTTACACAGAATTTGAGAAATTGAGACAAAATCGTATTAATCCACCATTTTTGCATAGCGGGGAATACTACTACTAACTTTATAAGTGGTCATCCATTAATAACGTCACACGTTTAGGAGGAGAGAGGGAGCCAAGAACATGTGACATGTTGTAACATGGGGGAAgcgggagtcacaaactttgtgacgtcactttaacatCATCAGTTACCgaccatttatttatatttatttattcgctATACAGTTCAATaatgagtttttggaacgaGAATCGTGTTTATTCGTGTAATTTTCTTTTCTCTATtggttttatattataaattgactaatatttcttttgtcaataatattttcttattaaaataataaaacctaaTTAGTATTTCTGATTTCGTTGAAAAGATATTTgtcaaaaatgtgacgtcacacctgGGGGGAGGGGTTTATAAATTGtaaccaagtgtgacaaggagggggcaAAAAACCTAGAcattcgtgtgacgtaattaatggatgacccctaatggcgttttaaaaagttattattttattaacctttGACGGCTATTataatgacctataatatttatttatttattttatttatttattcatcatcattatcattgcAAAACAAGTTATTTAAGTAACGCACTTATGTAATTTTCTTTGCTAAATGGGTTCATAGTAGCGAAGAGAATTTGAactaaaactttgtagccacgtaaatttactgatatctttcgacacataattacaacttgtagaacgccatttgactttgatccttattcttacaccgatatgtgttaaatttgttaaatatcaaaaaatggtgcCATCTTACCCGACACAACCTAAGAAGCGATgtcgctatacctttggcctttgacctattagatggcgccactttttgatatttaacaaatttgataaatttcattaaattatgaagatcaaagttaaatggcgttctaacagttttaatcatgtgtcaaaagatggcagtaaatttgctttagctacaaagtttcctttgacaatccacctctattttaaattctgtTTGGTAGTAGTAGATCAATAGGAGAAAGCCCAACGTCCCGTAGTGGCCTCATCTTATCGTACTCATTTGAATAATCTAATGGAGTTTCCCATAGGCCGGCTCAAATACCTAACCCTCACTGAGGCCAACCGCGTGTGGATGCCGGACCTGTTCTTCTCCAACGAGAAAGAGGGCCACTTCCACAACATCATCATGCCGAACGTCTACATCCGGATCTTCCCCAACGGGAACGTGCTGTACAGCATCCGAATCTCACTGACGCTGTCGTGCCCCATGAATCTGAAGCTGTACCCGCTGGACAAACAGACGTGCTCGCTCAGGATGGCCAGTTGTGAGTATACCATAGACTAACACATACCGAACGTCTACATCTGGAACTCTCCCAACGGGAACGTGCTGTACAGCATCCGAATCTCGCTGACGCTGTCGTGCCCCATGAATCTGATGCTGTACCCGCTGGAAAAGTAGACGTGCTTGTTCAGGATGGCCAGTTGTGAGTATACCATAGACTAACACATACCGAACGTCTACATCTGGAACTCTCCCAACGGGAACGTGCTGTACAGCATCCGAATCTCGCTGACGCTGTCGTGCCCCATGAATCTGATACTGTACCCGCTGGAAAAGTAGACGTACTTGTTCAGGATGGCCAGTTGTGAGTATACCATAGACTAACACATGCCGAACGTCTACATCTGGAACTCCCACGGGAACGTGCTGTACAGCATCCGAATCTCGCTGACGCTGTCGGTCCCCATGAATCTGAAGGTGTACCCGCTGGAAAAGTAGACGTGCTCGCTCAGGATGGCCAGTTGTGAGTGTCTTACcgtcaatatttaaaatgatacAGTTTTTTACTTGCCAACACTAAATTCGAGCTCAGCaactaaacaaataaacagttGTGAATATTTCTTAGGGCcgtttcagactagcgttttatacaCGCGTACGCGTACGAGCGTATAAGCTCGTATAGACCAAATGAAGGGAAAAGTAACGCGCACGTAAGCTCGTAAAAACCAAATGTAGGGAAATATAATGCGCGCATAAGCTCATGCCGCGGAAACGATACGGTCGTTTTTATTACGTGCGtaaaaatacgctagtctgaaaccttAGTAGTCGATATGTGTTACAAAATATGAGAACAAAAGTCTGTATTCTTAACACAAGTTtgactgacatattcgctagtgACTGCGTTAACTAACCGCACCCCATCGTACcggtgaaattttaaccaccgtaAATACTCTACGTAGTAACTTTATagatcatactgaacaacttttactatcggATCAAAGTCGAAGTTTCATACATTCTGGGTGATGTGTTGCCGCTGATTTCTATGGCACAGCAACTTTATTTTTCGCGATGTCGGCACTGACAATACTGACATGGGTGCAAGCGATATGCAATGCATTTGAGTTGACGCATTCGCTAGCGTTTAAGGCCGCGTAAGACTCATGGTGAGAGTACTACCGTTCatatcttggaggatttaacaactggagacgcctttaagagctgtcgaaaagctcggccaatggtcatatgtattgtatggactgacgtttatctgacatggctatttgtacgttacgtagaaatagccatacatttgacgtgcccctccctcGCAAAAAtcagcagactgttttgtacagaaaattacagtcaaggcgtctccagtttttGAATCCTCCAAGGTTCATATATTATAGCACGTACTTGGTAAGTTGTTAAAAACCTgagatcttttttttataaatcatcTGTCGTTTTCCGCATAGCAAACAAACGCTACAACATAAAGTTTATACATTCAGTACATTGCTGATTTATGGAGGAATAATTTGACAAATGTACCGGccgtattttaaaataaaacctttacGACGTTGATGCCGTGCCATATGTTGCCAGTGGCAGCCAGTCATCTGATATACGAGTTTATTACCCAGTAGTTATACAGCGTTTAGTAAACATCCAAATAAcgattatacaatcataaattaagaatatagtaaaaagtataaaacatcgatttttagggttccgtagccaaatggcataaaacggaacccttatagtttcgccatgtccgtctgtctgtctgtctgtctgtctgtctgtctgtctgtctgtctgtctgtctgtctgtccgaggctttgctccgtggtcgttagtgctagaaagctgaaatttggcatggatatataaatcaataaagccgacaaagtcgtacaataaaatctaaaaatttaattttttttagggtacctcccctacacgtaaagtgggggtgaattttttttttcgcttcagccctagagtgtggggtatcgttggaaaggtctttcaaaactaataggggttttcaagaaacattttttgataaagtgaatatattcggagataatcgctccggaagaaaaaaaaaatgtgtccccccccctctaacttttgaaccataggtccaaaaaatatgaaaaaaatcgtggaagtagagcttaagaaagacattaaatgaaaactatagcggacatgatcagtttagctgtttttgagttatcgcaaaaagttttcccttcatagtaaaaagacttactttaattaggtactgattatgcaaatttgcctatttgtttaactcgggtgaaaggtaccgtttcatcccttggttaacaatttactatactttaagctccagtttagcttattgtgaaggaagagtaactacggaaccctacactgagcgtggcccgacatgctcttggccggttttttttttatattcctgGTATTTCTAAGTTTCTAAGTAAAATGTCTTACATTTATCTCTTAAAATGATTTTACGAATAAATTGATTGCTATAAGTTAAACTTTATTGTGTGTGTGTCCCCACTCACccgagctcaaattttacatacaatgtatgcccctctgttgcgtctcccccccccccccggtcTTTGGCTTCGGGCGATATCAGAACAGCAACTTTAGTCGCTCTTATACAAATAATTTGTTTTCACATTCCAGATGGCTGGACGACAGATGACCTGGTGTTCCTATGGAAGGAAGGTGACCCAGTACAAGTCGTCAAAAACCTACACCTACCGCGCTTCACGCTCGAGAAATTCCTTACTGATTACTGCAACAGCAAGACTAATACTGGTAAGTCTGTTAACCGATAGTCTACTTTAATATTAGCTGTTTTAACTTTAATGTCATTGAAGGGcccaatttattttgttacagttttttttttcgttacatttggataaaatttggctGGTTTGAAGTGCTCCTCATTCTGTCGGAAATTAATATGAAATCACCTTGCCtcgaaaaaaatgtatgtaattctCAGTTGGGTTACGAAAATGCCATTCTTTCCCGTAACTGagtgaaaatgtttttaggATATTCAGTGAAATTGTGCATATATTGTAGAGAATAAGGAACTCTATGTATCAACCAAGTTTTTTGAAATCTAACgaacaaaaaatcaaagatAGAATAAAAATTGGCCCTGAAATGAAATTTACTTTGTTGCTATAACGATTTACTGCAGAAACTTTACAGGATTTCCGAAACATCTTGTTAAGGTTTGGTATCCTTTACATCCTTATCATCTTAGATTAAAAACTGCATTTAGAATCTCGCTTTAGATAGTGTACatatacttttaaaaactaGAGAATTGTAGATTTACAGATTTCGGGTACGTCGTTTCCATGACCATGTCTTTTAAAACGGGTTTTCCTACGCTTCTTCATGTATTGGTCCGCTATTCCAGGTGAATACAGTTGCCTGAAGGTAGACTTGCTGTTCAAGCGCGAGTTCAGTTACTACCTGATCCAGATCTATATCCCCTGCTGTATGCTGGTCATCGTGTCGTGGGTGTCCTTCTGGCTAGATCAGGGTGCGGTCCCTGCCAGGGTGTCGCTAGGTAAGTCACACCAGAGTCAGATCAGGCCTACTAACCGCGCTGCCCATTCGATGTTAACCGTTTTCCGCCCCCTACAACGGCCCAATGAAAGGAGCTTCTGCTAGTATAAATTATACTTCCTAACCCTTTATTACAAAAAtctcgtttttattttattttaaattctgcATTTACTGACTCTTTATGATTTCTCCTCGCTACAATCCTCTCCTAAGCCGCTAAAGTATTCGCGTTTGCAAATTTGAGTTgcatattaaattatatcaatatttaacctATAAGGAGTAACAACGCTCCTGACGATGGCGACCCAGTCGTCAGGCATCAACGCCTCCCTGCCTCCCGTCTCCTACACGAAGGCCATCGACGTGTGGACGGGCGTCTGTCTCACCTTCGTCTTCGGAGCGTTGCTAGAATTCGCTCTAGTGAACTATGCGTCCCGCTCCGATATGCACAGGTATGGTTTGGATGTAAAATGAACATATATTGTACAAACAGGAGTAACAACGCTCCTGACGATGGCCACCCAGACGTCTGGCATCAACGCGTCCCTGCCGCCCGTCTCCTACACCAAGGCAATCGACGTCTGGACCGGCGTCTGTCTGACATTCGTCTTCGGAGCCTTACTGGAGTTCGCTCTGGTCAACTATGCGTCTCGCTCCAACAAGCACAGGTATCGCTTGTACATATGAAATGACATGATAGTGCACTAAACGGGGGTGACAGCACTCCTTACGTTAGTGGCTCAGTTAGACGGCATCCGCATTAGCCTTCCCTCGTAGAAACCCATAGATGTCTGGACTAATGCAGAAAATTATTGGTGAAATTCCTTTTAATATCTGGATTATCCGAAGTTAGGAACGAATACATTATTTCAGATTTTTGGCTATAGTTGagaaaatgaataatttattgtCGGTTCTAAAGGAATTGGCGAAGGCAAATTATCATTAGTCTAGACGGGAGCTTTTCACAAACTTGAAATTAAAGCTGGCATGAAGAAGGGATGCATGGTTGAGATTAAATAAGgcaagattaaataaaaataaataaatgcccattTTACGTGTCCCTTTATCAATCAGTTGATGCATCGAAAATGATACTCAGTTAGGACTCATTATTTATGCTTAAAATCAACGCATGAAAGTAAAGACATCTATAGACTTAGAATAGAATGACTAGACTAGAGATGCCGTGGCTTTAAACTGGCTTCTTATCATACCACATAGTACGAGTAGCATAGATTACATGAATTTATGGGGCGAACTTTGTTTGTAAAAAGTTATTTTGGTATATACTAAGTCTGATGTAATCTCTAAAGCTAGTCATGGTATTGGTATATCTATTGCATTTTCAATTTAGAAATCATTTGTTCCTAAAATCGTAGTATCTTCGAGatttataaatatcttatacacattttagacattttaattttcacaaaaatattaatacttcGTGTAAAAATCCATTAAACATTCGTTTTAGAAATTTGCGTTCAGTCTAATGATAAATCAATATTGTCAAAATATAGTAACCAAACCCCATACGCATTTAAAAACGATACAGGAAAGCTTCGTTGTAGAATTAAGTTCGCAGGTAAGTTCGTTCTTTTTAGTTAAAATCTTATTTTCGAAGCTGTAAGACGAAGGTCTTGTACGCACTTTTTCTACTTGTAccctagtttagttttagtttatttattaaccataatGTAACATGCTCATTATATTATTGCCAAGTGGCATTTGCAAACGCCTCTAAAAATCGATTTCATACTCAGAATCCAGTATTCCGAGAGGTCTTTGAAGTTTTAAGAGAAATAATTAATCAACAGTTGAAACAAGGCCTTGGCGCCTTACCTTTAATGAGAATAAAATTGAATGTTCATGAATAGTAATGTCATCCGTAGATCAAACAGCAGGCTTGTAAATTCAAAATATATCTAGATAAGAACGCTATTTTTTATAAGTCCTAAAAGTATAGTTACAAACATACAATGAAATTGCTTTGATGTAGATGAATTTCTTCATCATTTAAACAAGTAGCTATTTTCGGTGACATCGAACTCTATGACTACTACTTTATAAGGTCATGTGGGATACGAGAAGCATAGTTTACTTTGCACGGGCAAGAGAAACATTATCAGGATTCCCTTCATGTTCATGTGTTTCTCCTGTCCTAATAAACATGTTACTCCATCTACTACTTTGCCGAAAATGTGTACGCCATAAGCAtaatttgagataaaatttcgaacagatttattaaaaaaaatatatggacgTGGGCAGAACCATTCTTGAATTTGGTGGTCTGTTTACCAAATTTCAGTACACCTCAAATTTGGTATAAAACTTAACAGCTTTAAAGATTTTTGCAAAGTTTAATTTTCTGTTCGAAATTAAATTTCCTTCGTTCTTTCAAAATCCTTCGTAAGCCGTTTCGATGCAACCGAAAATCGGGTCACAGATAGAATTTAAACTAGCAACAGTATGTATAAGATAATTCAGAATTTTCTCTTAGACATTTTAGTGATTCATACACAGATTTTAGGTTCTACTTTGTCTACTTTAGTTTTAATTGTTAAGGTCATGAGGAGCATTAAATACCCACAATTTCGGTAAAAGCTAAATTAATATCTTGATGAATTCTTAAAGTAGAGTCAATCATTTAGGCTCTCGTGTCCTAAACAGTTGAGATTAggagaaaaactttttttaacttacGGCCTAGTTTTCAAAGAGTGCATGCTGCCTTTGAACTAGCTAGCTGCAATCATAGGACCTATGGTCTCGTAGTACGCTTGACTTACTATGTGCAGGGAGAACATGAAGAAAACGCGTAGGGAGATGGAGGCAGCCACAGCGAACCTGGACGCTGCCTCAGACCTGCTGGACACAGACAGCAACGCCACATTCGCGATGGTGAGATCGCATTTGATTTGGACACATAATTAATATCTAAATACTGAGAGTCAGAGTGGTTAGTTTGTTAAAACGTTTACCTATGCCGTTGCAAGGTATAATGATACAGTAAAGTGTAACGGTACAGGTGAAGTgcttttttttaccatttgatCTCTATTTGGCCAaaaggttaactggtagagaatgccttctggcattaagttcgccttttgtacaacttttactatgcaataaagtttaaataaataaataaatagttttaacttTACTTTGACGCATTCTGACTCTCAGAccagtttattttatattctcaGTCTATACACACCTATATGGTAAATTAGTTATCGACAAGCTACATCTCATTTATTTACTTTCCACATATGCCTACTGATCAGCTTTTTTCTACTTAAATATCACATTATgtcgatgatcccgggttcgaatcctggtaagggcatttatttctgtgatgcacagatatttgttcctgagtcatgggtgttttctatgtatataagtatataattatctatatacgtatgtttatcgtcgcctagtacccatagtacaagctttgcttagtttggggagAGATAGATGTGTGAGATTgtctccaaatatttatttatttatgttacattTCTCAGAAGTGatagtatgtacctatatggCTAGTACGTATATGGCTAACCTTACCACcttgtaatttttatatatgaaacACTTCATTTTTCACTTTCGAACTCATACATTTTTTTGCCTTTTCGCCATTATTGATGATTATTGCCGTTACTAATGACTTATTAGACAAGAAAACTTAGAAAGGCTATGCCTCATTACGTATGATCTCTAATACTTGTGTGCTTGATCAACGATGAAACCACTTTCGATTGGCATCCAAAAACGATTCATTGTCATTTACCCCAAGCAAAGGGCTGGGCTAGTCGCACCAAACACAATTGATGGACCTTAACGCCGATCTGCAGTCAACTATTAAGTAcctttctacaaaaaaaaaaattgcgcaaTTTAACGGTGATAAACGGTTTGGTACAACTTAATCCTAAGTGTCATAAGTAGTTCCTAACATACCGGTACCAAATGCACCCTGTCCGTCCTCCCTGACTGGTCTGCAACTGCAGAAACCGCTGCGCGGCGGCGAACCGAAGATGCGGCAATGCGAGGTCCACATGAACCCCGCGCGCAAGAACTGCTGTCGTCTGTGGATGTCCAAGTTCCCCACCCGCTCCAAGAGGATAGACGTCATTTCAAGGATCACCTTCCCGCTGGTCTTCGCCCTCTTCAACCTGGCCTACTGGTAAGCCGTTTCAAAGTTTTCACACTAGCTATCAGACCCTTGCTACAGCACTGCGCCTACACTGAAACCAATGGCGTCGATCGCTACTGCTAACTCAGATGAACTATGCTTTCCTGTTGTTAGCAAAGGTACCGTTTGAATAACCTTCAACCTGACCTACTGGTGATTCTTTATACTCGTAGATAATCTAGCCATTAAACAGTCTGCAGCACAGACTGCAGCACTGATGACCCTACACTAAAGCAAATGATGTCGGTCGGTACCGCTACAATCTCTTGTATTTGTTATACAGATATACAGATTCTCCAAAAGAGTGTAATGTAAATTGATGAAGGTTAGTAAAGTTGTTTAGGTTACACCTACTAGTAACAGTCGTGTAACTCTTTGTCAAGACTAAAGCCGACTCTCCTATATGTAAATCCAGCACCTGTTTTAACTTCGTGAAATGGTTTTCCCCAGGTCAACCTACTTATTCCGCGACGAGGACGACGAGAACTGATTCGCGCGCGACGCCGCCGCGGCCCCGCAGCACGCGCGGCTCGCCGCCGCCGTGCTCGCGCCCTACGCGCTCTTCGCGCTCGCCTACGCGCTCTTCCTCCGCCAACGGCCTCTCTCCGAAACCTTCTGTCCCTGCTACCGCCCTGGTACTTGTACGGATTGGCGGAGCAAGCGGGGCTCCTCTCCGGGCTCCAGTATCATGCTCACTGTTAGGATGGAGAACGACGAGCGTGGGCGTAGGCCTTAAGGCTATTAGACTCGTGAAAGCTGTTGTTTATGACTTGCTGAAGCTTCTGCCTGTTACCGCC
The nucleotide sequence above comes from Cydia pomonella isolate Wapato2018A chromosome 2, ilCydPomo1, whole genome shotgun sequence. Encoded proteins:
- the LOC133531337 gene encoding glutamate-gated chloride channel isoform X1; the protein is MDVSRPSCAAFFCLLLLCFTQFAECVNAKINFREKEKQILDQILGPGRYDARIRPSGINGTGEAPTLVRVNLYLRSISKIDDYKMEYSVQLTFREQWLDERLKFNNLGGRLKYLTLTEANRVWMPDLFFSNEKEGHFHNIIMPNVYIRIFPNGNVLYSIRISLTLSCPMNLKLYPLDKQTCSLRMASYGWTTDDLVFLWKEGDPVQVVKNLHLPRFTLEKFLTDYCNSKTNTGEYSCLKVDLLFKREFSYYLIQIYIPCCMLVIVSWVSFWLDQGAVPARVSLGVTTLLTMATQTSGINASLPPVSYTKAIDVWTGVCLTFVFGALLEFALVNYASRSNKHRENMKKTRREMEAATANLDAASDLLDTDSNATFAMKPLRGGEPKMRQCEVHMNPARKNCCRLWMSKFPTRSKRIDVISRITFPLVFALFNLAYWSTYLFRDEDDEN
- the LOC133531337 gene encoding glutamate-gated chloride channel isoform X8, coding for MDVSRPSCAAFFCLLLLCFTQFAECVNAKINFREKEKQILDQILGPGRYDARIRPSGINGTGEAPTLVRVNLYLRSISKIDDYKMEYSVQLTFREQWLDERLKFNNLGGRLKYLTLTEANRVWMPDLFFSNEKEGHFHNIIMPNVYIRIFPNGNVLYSIRISLTLSCPMNLKLYPLDKQTCSLRMASYGWTTDDLVFLWKEGDPVQVVKNLHLPRFTLEKFLTDYCNSKTNTGEYSCLKVDLLFKREFSYYLIQIYIPCCMLVIVSWVSFWLDQGAVPARVSLGVTTLLTMATQTSGINASLPPVSYTKAIDVWTGVCLTFVFGALLEFALVNYASRSNKHRENMKKTRREMEAATANLDAASDLLDTDSNATFAMMRQCEVHMNPARKNCCRLWMSKFPTRSKRIDVISRITFPLVFALFNLAYWSTYLFRDEDDEN